One Lacunisphaera limnophila DNA window includes the following coding sequences:
- a CDS encoding glycogen/starch/alpha-glucan phosphorylase, protein MRTAKAAKPAKKPAAPATKTVDSPEERLRSLIHRHLVSTLARHEGSASSHDWWVATALAVRDTIHERMIATQAVHNDQNARRIYYFSLEYLMGRLFGNNLLATGMLDCARSALESLGQDFEKIREAEVDMGLGNGGLGRLAACFLDSLATLDYPALGYGIYYEFGLFRQQFVNGNQVEHPDNWMRFGNPWEVVRPEYAQVVRFFGRVENVFDDRGNYRPRWVDTKTILGVPHDIPTAGYGTKTVNLLRLWASKSTEDFDLAAFNRGGYFEAVREQTSGETVSKVLYPNDKTENGKELRLMQQYFFVACSLRDIIRRHLRNPANSWANFADQVAVQLNDTHPAIAVVELTRILVDEEDMSFEAAWEIVGRTFAYTNHTLLPEALEKWSVGLFEKVLPRHLQLIYEINRRLLDAVEVKWPGDNDKKRVCSVIEENGGKQVRMANLAVAGSHTVNGVAALHTALLKQDLFPEFDALYPGKFQNKTNGITPRRWLLKCNPRLSDLITQRLGHENWVRDLDLLRGLEKSADDHAFQKEFMAVKRANKVELAAIIKAECGIEVSPDALFDVQIKRLHEYKRQHLNLLHILALYRRLLQNPGLDIVPRVFVFGAKAAPGYDLAKNIIRAINVIGARINGDSRIGGKLKVAFLPNYRVSLAEKIIPAADLSEQISTAGKEASGTGNMKLSLNGALTIGTLDGANVEIGEEVGGDNIFIFGLTVDEVAALWAKGYNPWDKYNADEELRAIIDWLGSEYFTPGEPGAFGALHHSLMGGGDPYLLLADFRSYSDAQARVDAAYRNPKHWAKLAILNTARMGKFSSDRTIREYAEQIWKIKPVAVR, encoded by the coding sequence ATGCGCACCGCCAAAGCCGCCAAGCCCGCCAAGAAGCCCGCCGCCCCTGCCACCAAGACGGTGGATTCGCCCGAAGAGCGCCTGCGATCCCTCATCCACCGCCACCTGGTCTCCACCCTGGCCCGGCACGAGGGTTCGGCTTCGTCCCATGACTGGTGGGTCGCCACCGCCCTGGCCGTGCGCGACACGATCCATGAGCGCATGATCGCCACGCAGGCCGTGCACAACGACCAGAACGCCCGCCGCATCTACTATTTCTCCCTCGAGTACCTCATGGGCCGGCTGTTCGGCAACAACCTGCTCGCCACGGGCATGCTCGACTGCGCCCGCTCGGCCCTCGAGTCGTTGGGTCAGGATTTTGAGAAGATCCGCGAAGCCGAGGTCGACATGGGCCTGGGCAACGGCGGTCTCGGCCGCCTCGCCGCCTGCTTCCTCGATTCCCTCGCGACGCTCGACTACCCGGCCCTGGGCTATGGTATCTATTACGAATTCGGCCTCTTCCGGCAGCAGTTCGTCAACGGCAACCAGGTCGAGCATCCCGACAATTGGATGCGTTTCGGCAACCCCTGGGAAGTGGTGCGCCCGGAATATGCGCAGGTCGTCCGCTTCTTCGGCCGGGTCGAGAACGTCTTCGACGACCGCGGCAACTACCGTCCCCGCTGGGTCGACACCAAGACGATCCTCGGCGTCCCGCACGACATCCCCACGGCCGGCTACGGCACCAAGACCGTGAATCTCCTGCGCCTCTGGGCCTCGAAGTCCACCGAGGACTTCGACCTGGCGGCCTTCAACCGCGGCGGCTACTTCGAGGCCGTGCGCGAGCAGACCTCGGGCGAGACGGTCTCCAAGGTGCTTTACCCGAACGACAAGACCGAGAACGGCAAAGAGCTGCGCCTGATGCAGCAGTATTTCTTCGTCGCCTGCTCGCTGCGTGACATCATCCGCCGCCATCTCCGCAACCCCGCGAACTCGTGGGCCAACTTCGCCGACCAGGTCGCCGTGCAGCTCAATGACACGCACCCGGCCATCGCCGTGGTCGAGCTCACCCGCATCCTGGTGGACGAGGAGGACATGTCCTTCGAGGCCGCCTGGGAGATCGTCGGCCGGACCTTCGCCTACACCAACCACACCCTGCTCCCGGAAGCCCTGGAGAAGTGGAGCGTCGGCCTCTTCGAGAAGGTGCTGCCGCGCCACCTGCAGCTCATCTATGAGATCAACCGGCGCCTGCTCGACGCGGTCGAGGTGAAGTGGCCCGGCGACAACGACAAGAAGCGCGTGTGCTCCGTCATCGAGGAAAACGGCGGCAAGCAGGTGCGCATGGCCAACCTGGCTGTCGCCGGCTCGCACACGGTCAACGGGGTCGCCGCCCTGCACACCGCACTGCTGAAGCAGGACCTCTTTCCCGAATTTGATGCGCTCTATCCGGGCAAGTTCCAGAACAAGACGAACGGCATCACGCCCCGCCGCTGGTTGCTGAAATGCAACCCGCGCCTCTCCGACCTCATCACGCAGCGGCTCGGACACGAGAATTGGGTGCGCGACCTCGACCTGCTGCGCGGGCTGGAGAAGTCGGCCGATGACCATGCCTTCCAGAAGGAGTTCATGGCCGTCAAACGCGCCAACAAGGTCGAGCTCGCCGCCATCATCAAGGCGGAGTGCGGCATCGAGGTGTCGCCCGACGCCCTCTTCGACGTCCAGATCAAGCGCCTCCACGAGTACAAGCGCCAGCACCTAAACCTGCTGCACATCCTCGCGCTCTACCGCCGCCTGCTGCAGAATCCCGGGCTCGACATCGTGCCGCGCGTGTTTGTCTTCGGCGCGAAGGCCGCCCCCGGCTACGACCTCGCGAAGAACATCATCCGCGCGATCAACGTCATCGGCGCCCGCATCAACGGCGACTCCCGCATCGGCGGGAAGCTCAAGGTTGCGTTCCTGCCCAATTACCGCGTGTCGCTCGCCGAGAAGATCATCCCGGCCGCCGACCTGTCCGAGCAGATCTCGACCGCCGGCAAGGAGGCCTCGGGCACGGGCAACATGAAGCTGTCGCTCAACGGTGCCCTCACCATCGGCACGCTCGACGGCGCCAACGTCGAGATCGGCGAGGAGGTCGGCGGGGACAACATCTTCATCTTCGGCCTCACGGTCGACGAGGTCGCCGCGCTCTGGGCAAAGGGCTACAACCCGTGGGACAAGTACAACGCCGACGAGGAGCTGCGTGCCATCATCGACTGGCTCGGCAGCGAGTACTTCACCCCCGGCGAGCCCGGGGCCTTCGGTGCGTTGCACCACAGCCTGATGGGCGGGGGTGATCCCTACCTGCTGCTCGCCGACTTCCGCAGTTACAGCGACGCGCAGGCCCGGGTGGATGCCGCCTACCGCAACCCGAAGCACTGGGCGAAGCTGGCGATCCTCAACACCGCGCGCATGGGCAAGTTCTCCAGCGACCGCACCATCCGCGAATACGCGGAGCAGATCTGGAAGATCAAGCCCGTCGCCGTGCGATAG
- a CDS encoding MFS transporter: MAFFTPQRDPGLYPYRQGLYFAFFNAMNWQIATATPTVLFMAYLGADSFETGLVYAWPLLLTPIQVFATVLLPRLGFKRLTLAGWGARSWFLVVPLGIALLAPAKPLPWMIPAMVAAMFFYSVSRSVGAAAITTWLQGLVPAEVRGRYWSTDQIMGGAASIGTLLLCAATFTWLPASTAFSLQYVFSIAGAWLAFRCLRALPDIERPTVMSLTTIRTETPRHLFGPGLFRPYLWLAVLFYVVTIPLVPFGAYYLKVAEGISPAVIMGCTIVQYTGVITGNWFMRSRIDRTGAKPFLRASFVLYALVAAGWLAGLQWRPVLLGLMPVLYFLLGAGAGIFTAANVSYLAKILPLAERALPVSLHGAMCFCLGGLAPIAWGLLLKGEGALPSVNLGAFQGFFVFTLAGALGLVLLVNRLKEDPGHVDPLLEGDWLFRPFRVVASLVKLSDPVRTPGQPPEPGQR, from the coding sequence ATGGCGTTCTTCACCCCGCAGCGCGATCCCGGGCTTTATCCCTACCGCCAGGGGCTGTACTTCGCGTTCTTCAACGCGATGAACTGGCAGATCGCCACGGCCACCCCGACCGTGTTGTTCATGGCCTACCTCGGGGCCGACTCGTTCGAGACCGGTCTGGTTTATGCGTGGCCGCTGTTGCTGACTCCGATCCAGGTGTTTGCCACGGTCCTGCTGCCCCGGCTTGGCTTCAAGCGTCTGACTCTGGCAGGGTGGGGGGCGCGGAGCTGGTTTTTGGTCGTACCGCTGGGCATTGCCCTGTTGGCACCGGCCAAACCCCTGCCGTGGATGATCCCGGCGATGGTGGCCGCGATGTTCTTTTACTCCGTGAGCCGGTCGGTCGGCGCGGCGGCCATCACCACCTGGCTGCAGGGTCTCGTGCCCGCCGAGGTGCGCGGGCGCTACTGGTCGACCGACCAGATCATGGGCGGGGCCGCCTCCATCGGCACGCTCCTGCTGTGTGCGGCGACCTTCACCTGGCTGCCGGCGTCCACGGCGTTTTCCCTGCAATACGTGTTCAGTATCGCCGGGGCCTGGCTGGCGTTCCGGTGTCTGCGGGCCTTGCCCGATATCGAGCGGCCGACGGTGATGAGCCTCACCACCATTCGGACCGAGACGCCGCGGCATCTCTTCGGGCCGGGCCTGTTCCGGCCCTATCTGTGGTTGGCGGTGTTGTTCTACGTCGTAACGATCCCGCTGGTGCCGTTCGGGGCTTATTACCTGAAGGTCGCCGAGGGCATTTCCCCGGCGGTGATCATGGGTTGCACGATCGTGCAGTATACCGGCGTGATCACAGGCAACTGGTTCATGCGTTCACGCATCGACCGGACCGGGGCAAAACCGTTTCTGCGGGCTTCCTTTGTGCTCTACGCGCTGGTGGCCGCCGGTTGGCTGGCGGGCCTGCAGTGGCGTCCCGTCCTGCTCGGCCTCATGCCGGTCCTGTATTTTCTGCTCGGGGCCGGGGCGGGCATCTTCACGGCGGCCAACGTCAGTTACCTGGCCAAGATCCTGCCCCTCGCCGAACGGGCCCTGCCGGTCTCCCTGCATGGGGCGATGTGCTTCTGCCTCGGCGGGCTGGCGCCCATCGCCTGGGGCCTCCTCCTGAAGGGCGAGGGGGCCTTGCCCTCTGTGAACCTCGGGGCGTTCCAAGGGTTCTTCGTCTTCACGCTGGCCGGGGCGCTGGGGCTGGTGCTGCTGGTCAACCGGTTGAAGGAGGACCCCGGGCACGTGGACCCGCTGCTGGAGGGTGACTGGCTGTTCCGGCCCTTCCGCGTGGTGGCCTCGCTGGTCAAGCTCTCCGACCCGGTGCGGACCCCGGGCCAGCCGCCCGAACCCGGGCAACGATAG
- a CDS encoding intermembrane phospholipid transport protein YdbH family protein yields MLPAHRTRLYWFLALLGLVLGTGLAVRYWVGGYVVRSVLRMAGAAEIRHGAIRATPWRVEIENLNFKIRSQSFAAGRVTLQRANWWMASLGDVQVAGARIPVVLDGSQVDPWNWATYEDGGLGDEPVPPPFRSLQLEGELLVRMANLPDRPVRVTLESQPKSAASWVGSLVAEGEGFRLAGGGALLRAGQELDFQVLSAELDLAVWSGQIQRLVPLPGGPWELGGRLTGVAEGKVTAKRFAATARVNLREGRMGGGKEDIAVTGAEAELEFSDLWKLRTKFGALRVADLRIGRLPLRAVTADFGLWDGTQIRVKRAEATALGGRVTAEDFNYQLNERSLALGLRVADVRAADLLALTAGVTPRLSGRVSGDLPLRIQGDGVRVSGGGLALQPGQGAELQLNAAALLRSGAPMSAATAGVLKAAGSASVVLRLDQLQFEVRPPGLPLGTSARVRVAGRVDGIPVEFTYQVNGAVERFLRILPARR; encoded by the coding sequence ATGTTGCCCGCCCACCGTACCCGCTTGTATTGGTTTCTGGCGTTGCTCGGGCTGGTGCTGGGGACCGGCCTGGCGGTCCGGTACTGGGTGGGCGGTTATGTGGTGCGCTCGGTGCTGCGGATGGCTGGGGCGGCCGAGATCCGGCACGGGGCCATTCGGGCGACGCCGTGGCGGGTGGAGATTGAGAATCTGAATTTCAAAATCCGGAGCCAGTCCTTTGCCGCGGGGCGGGTCACGCTCCAGCGCGCGAACTGGTGGATGGCCTCGCTCGGCGATGTGCAGGTCGCGGGGGCGCGCATCCCGGTGGTGCTCGACGGCTCGCAGGTGGATCCGTGGAACTGGGCCACCTACGAGGACGGCGGGCTGGGGGACGAACCGGTGCCCCCGCCATTCCGCTCGCTGCAGCTGGAGGGGGAATTGCTCGTGCGCATGGCCAACCTGCCGGACCGGCCGGTGCGGGTGACGCTGGAGAGCCAGCCGAAGAGCGCCGCGTCGTGGGTGGGCAGCCTCGTGGCCGAGGGCGAGGGGTTCCGGCTGGCAGGTGGCGGCGCGTTGCTGCGGGCCGGGCAGGAACTTGATTTTCAGGTGCTGAGCGCGGAGTTGGACCTGGCGGTGTGGTCCGGCCAGATCCAGCGCCTGGTCCCGCTGCCGGGCGGACCGTGGGAACTCGGCGGCAGGCTGACCGGCGTGGCGGAGGGCAAGGTGACCGCGAAACGGTTTGCCGCCACGGCGCGCGTGAACCTGCGCGAGGGCCGGATGGGCGGAGGGAAGGAAGACATCGCGGTGACAGGAGCGGAGGCGGAGCTCGAGTTTTCCGACCTGTGGAAGCTGCGGACCAAGTTCGGGGCCCTGCGAGTCGCCGATCTGCGGATCGGACGTCTCCCCCTGCGCGCGGTCACGGCGGATTTTGGCCTCTGGGACGGCACCCAAATCCGGGTGAAGCGCGCGGAAGCGACTGCTCTGGGCGGGCGGGTCACGGCGGAGGATTTCAACTACCAACTGAATGAACGCAGCCTCGCGCTGGGGTTGCGCGTGGCGGACGTACGCGCGGCGGACTTGCTGGCCTTGACCGCCGGGGTGACGCCGCGGCTGTCCGGCCGGGTCTCGGGTGATCTCCCGCTGCGGATCCAGGGCGATGGCGTGCGGGTCAGCGGTGGCGGGCTGGCCCTCCAGCCGGGCCAAGGGGCGGAGCTCCAGCTCAACGCCGCCGCGTTGTTGCGCTCCGGCGCACCGATGTCCGCGGCGACCGCGGGCGTGCTCAAGGCGGCGGGATCGGCGAGTGTGGTGCTGCGGCTGGATCAGCTGCAGTTTGAGGTGCGACCGCCGGGGCTGCCCTTGGGCACCTCCGCGCGCGTGCGGGTGGCGGGCCGGGTGGATGGAATCCCGGTGGAGTTTACCTATCAGGTGAATGGCGCCGTGGAGCGATTCCTGCGCATCCTACCCGCCCGGCGCTAG
- a CDS encoding glycine-rich protein, producing MPKIIPPVRFRACGHLQLYIVPESGLYLLEARGAQGGGEGLAGGGKGAFLRGVFHLKEGEIIHLVVGRPGLPGRNVPALGGSADAFDLGTGREPEATRGGGGGGGTFIWSGTRTGTLPVWPLLVAGGGGGGGNGPGGDAVVSLDAGQGPGTGGRNGLGGTSDQGPCYYSGGGGTGWLDIGANGSGPTYCQGGRQWEGGAGARFGGYLGGDGGYGGGGGGSFFGAGAGGGGGFSGGGGGGGRIALGGGGGGGSYNRGREQQNIPGFQADAGAAAILFLCSPVTLHAPGLTHQPVRA from the coding sequence ATGCCCAAGATCATCCCCCCGGTCCGATTCCGCGCCTGCGGCCATCTCCAACTCTACATCGTGCCGGAGTCCGGCCTCTACCTGCTGGAGGCGCGGGGAGCCCAGGGCGGGGGCGAAGGCCTGGCGGGCGGGGGCAAGGGCGCCTTCCTCCGCGGGGTGTTTCATCTCAAGGAGGGCGAAATCATCCATCTCGTCGTGGGCCGGCCGGGACTCCCGGGCCGCAATGTCCCCGCATTGGGGGGCTCTGCAGATGCCTTCGACCTGGGCACTGGTCGTGAGCCGGAGGCGACGCGCGGCGGCGGCGGCGGCGGTGGCACATTTATCTGGAGCGGCACCCGCACCGGCACCCTGCCCGTGTGGCCGCTCCTCGTGGCCGGCGGCGGCGGCGGCGGCGGCAATGGACCGGGCGGTGACGCGGTAGTGAGCCTGGATGCGGGCCAGGGCCCCGGCACCGGCGGACGCAACGGGCTCGGCGGGACCAGTGATCAAGGTCCCTGCTATTACAGCGGCGGCGGCGGCACCGGCTGGCTTGATATCGGCGCCAACGGCTCGGGGCCGACCTACTGTCAGGGGGGCCGGCAATGGGAGGGTGGCGCGGGGGCCCGCTTCGGCGGATACCTCGGCGGGGACGGCGGCTATGGCGGCGGCGGCGGAGGCTCCTTCTTCGGGGCCGGAGCCGGCGGCGGCGGCGGCTTCAGCGGCGGCGGGGGTGGCGGCGGACGGATCGCCCTCGGCGGGGGCGGCGGCGGCGGTTCCTACAATCGCGGCCGCGAACAGCAGAACATCCCCGGCTTTCAAGCTGATGCCGGGGCCGCCGCCATCCTGTTTCTCTGCAGCCCCGTCACCCTCCACGCCCCGGGCCTCACCCATCAGCCCGTCCGCGCCTGA
- the mutL gene encoding DNA mismatch repair endonuclease MutL — protein MPTIRILTDRVANQIAAGEVIERPAAVVKELVENSLDAGATRIEVEFSHGGRSLIRVEDNGCGMSKDDALMSLERHATSKLVETADLDQLDTFGFRGEAVPSIASVSRFELRTRREDAAGGTEILVNGGKLVHVRECGLAPGTRITVAHLFNSVPARRKFLKSDATESAHIIQTVRLYALACPQTAFTLIEDGRVLFQSPSCTTLEERVAEIFGRQLAADLLPVEASEAGLRLTGLIGRPGVNRSTRHEMIMFVNRRPVDSRTLTYAVIESYATSLAKGRYPVAMLFLDMEPAAVDVNVHPAKREVRFRSEGAVRGFVIRAVLQALRELGGPAADPAPDAPRSPTPSEPMPGDPVPPAAAAPAMPAPVAAAPTVMAQPFRSYAPLPVAPARPAALPANPGVTPVTPVKRGDPAALMNWRFLGIAHGDYALFEAPGGVVVLDRRAADERVWYERLQAQFAIGGVASQRLLFAVPVELDAIASALLLDRLPFLHRHGLEVGEFGRNFFRIEAVPVWLEPAEAEDFLRDVIGLMREGRFDEKRADLARDELARLAARKAVRLSASLREEEALERVARLFACQHPHTSPTGRPTHFELSRGELSRRFQR, from the coding sequence ATGCCCACGATCCGCATCCTCACTGACCGCGTGGCGAACCAGATCGCCGCCGGCGAGGTGATCGAGCGCCCGGCCGCGGTCGTCAAGGAGCTGGTGGAGAACTCCCTCGACGCCGGGGCAACGCGCATCGAGGTCGAGTTCAGTCACGGCGGGCGCAGCCTGATCCGGGTGGAGGACAACGGCTGCGGCATGTCGAAGGATGACGCCCTGATGTCCCTCGAGCGCCATGCCACCAGCAAGCTCGTGGAGACGGCCGACCTCGACCAACTCGACACCTTCGGCTTCCGCGGCGAGGCGGTGCCGTCCATCGCCAGCGTCTCGCGCTTCGAGCTGCGCACGCGGCGCGAGGATGCGGCCGGCGGCACGGAGATCCTGGTCAACGGCGGCAAACTCGTGCACGTGCGCGAATGCGGCTTGGCACCGGGCACGCGGATCACGGTGGCGCACCTCTTCAATTCCGTGCCGGCGCGGCGCAAGTTCCTCAAAAGCGACGCCACCGAGTCGGCGCACATCATCCAGACGGTGCGACTCTACGCGCTGGCCTGTCCGCAGACCGCCTTCACCCTCATCGAGGACGGGCGCGTGCTGTTCCAGTCGCCGAGCTGCACCACGCTGGAGGAGCGGGTGGCCGAGATCTTCGGCCGGCAGCTGGCGGCCGACCTGCTGCCGGTGGAGGCCAGCGAAGCCGGGCTGCGGCTCACGGGCCTGATTGGCCGGCCGGGGGTCAACCGTTCCACCCGCCACGAGATGATCATGTTCGTGAACCGCCGGCCGGTGGACAGCCGCACGCTCACCTATGCCGTGATCGAATCCTATGCCACCTCGCTGGCCAAGGGCCGTTACCCGGTGGCCATGCTGTTTCTGGACATGGAGCCCGCGGCGGTGGACGTGAACGTGCATCCGGCCAAACGCGAGGTGCGCTTCCGGAGCGAGGGCGCCGTGCGGGGATTTGTGATCCGGGCCGTCCTGCAGGCGCTGCGCGAACTCGGCGGTCCGGCGGCGGACCCCGCGCCAGACGCGCCGCGCAGTCCGACGCCGAGCGAGCCCATGCCGGGTGATCCCGTGCCGCCGGCCGCGGCTGCCCCCGCGATGCCGGCCCCCGTGGCCGCCGCCCCCACGGTGATGGCGCAGCCTTTCCGCTCGTACGCCCCATTGCCGGTTGCGCCCGCCCGCCCGGCGGCGCTGCCGGCGAATCCGGGGGTGACGCCGGTGACACCCGTGAAACGCGGGGATCCGGCGGCGCTGATGAATTGGCGTTTCCTGGGGATCGCCCACGGTGACTACGCCCTGTTCGAGGCTCCGGGCGGCGTGGTGGTGCTGGACCGGCGCGCCGCGGATGAGCGCGTGTGGTACGAACGCCTGCAGGCCCAGTTTGCCATCGGCGGCGTGGCCAGCCAGCGCCTGCTCTTCGCGGTACCGGTGGAACTCGACGCGATCGCCAGCGCGCTGCTGCTCGACCGGCTGCCTTTCCTGCACCGGCATGGACTCGAGGTGGGGGAGTTTGGCCGCAATTTTTTCCGCATCGAGGCCGTCCCGGTCTGGCTGGAGCCGGCCGAGGCCGAGGATTTCCTGCGCGATGTGATCGGGCTGATGCGCGAAGGCCGCTTTGACGAGAAGCGCGCGGACCTCGCCCGCGACGAGTTGGCCCGGTTGGCCGCCCGCAAGGCGGTGCGGCTGTCCGCCTCGCTGCGGGAGGAGGAGGCCTTGGAACGGGTGGCGCGGCTGTTCGCGTGCCAGCACCCGCACACCAGCCCGACGGGCCGGCCGACGCATTTCGAGCTCAGCCGCGGGGAGCTGTCCCGGCGCTTTCAGCGCTAG
- a CDS encoding energy transducer TonB codes for MKTSPMLCRLIAAGLLLLALPLSAADKAKSKAAKLTLEDVVFDAQYLRQALGPKTLLTFEKPVAEIPASLAEALKTSGLADATKFMVLPPEFGPPKVVESIPYNYPTKLRRGRTSGEADFLVLIGADGKVKTIHCYQHSDRMFALAVAAAVVRWQYAPTKIQETALPVLLAMHMSFVGDGSDNQLFHRPAEPEPIPPPPT; via the coding sequence ATGAAGACCTCCCCCATGCTCTGCCGGCTGATCGCGGCGGGCCTGCTCCTGCTGGCCCTCCCGCTTTCAGCCGCCGACAAGGCCAAGAGCAAGGCCGCCAAACTGACCCTCGAAGACGTGGTTTTCGACGCCCAATACCTGCGGCAGGCCCTCGGGCCCAAGACCCTGCTGACCTTTGAGAAACCGGTGGCCGAGATTCCCGCCAGCCTGGCCGAGGCGCTCAAGACTTCCGGTCTCGCCGACGCCACGAAGTTCATGGTGCTGCCCCCGGAATTTGGTCCGCCGAAAGTGGTCGAATCGATCCCCTATAATTACCCGACGAAGCTCCGCCGCGGCCGGACCAGCGGCGAGGCCGACTTCCTCGTCCTGATCGGCGCCGACGGCAAGGTGAAGACCATCCATTGCTACCAGCACTCCGACCGCATGTTTGCCCTCGCGGTGGCCGCCGCGGTGGTGCGCTGGCAGTACGCTCCGACCAAGATTCAGGAAACGGCGCTGCCGGTGCTCCTGGCCATGCACATGTCGTTTGTGGGCGATGGATCAGACAACCAGCTTTTCCATCGTCCGGCCGAGCCCGAACCCATCCCGCCCCCGCCCACCTGA
- the argH gene encoding argininosuccinate lyase, giving the protein MAKQAQATWGGRFSAGPAGLMLRFSESVSFDHRLASFDIAGSKAHSAMLAHVGLITKTERDAIHRGLDAILGEIEAGKFKWQTQLEDVHMNIEQALTQRVPAAAKLHTARSRNDQVATDMRLYFKAACADLIARITGAQRAILQVAEKNASVLIPGYTHLQRAQPVFLAHHLFAYLEMLERDAERFAAIADQANWCPLGSGAIAGTTLPIDREFTARALGFVDTRGRPRVTQNSMDTVADRDVFIGFAAACATAGVHLSRMAEDLILWMSAEFGFVDLPDTFCTGSSLMPQKKNPDSMELIRGKSARLQGNLHTLLVLTKGLPLTYNRDLQEDKPPVFDSHDQTALCLDVLAGTFAGMTVKTKRCAAAVADPALLATDLADYLVRAGVPFRTAHHAVGAVVKLAEQQGVALNALALADVQTVHAAFKADWVECFDLTKAMARRTGTGMPGPAQVRRQFARWRKLLG; this is encoded by the coding sequence ATGGCAAAGCAGGCTCAAGCCACGTGGGGCGGACGGTTCTCGGCGGGTCCCGCCGGGCTGATGCTCCGTTTCAGCGAATCCGTTTCCTTTGACCACCGGCTGGCGTCCTTCGACATCGCCGGCAGCAAGGCGCACTCCGCCATGCTCGCGCACGTGGGGCTCATCACGAAGACCGAGCGGGATGCCATCCACCGCGGCCTCGACGCCATCCTGGGGGAGATCGAGGCGGGGAAATTCAAGTGGCAGACGCAGCTGGAGGACGTGCACATGAACATCGAGCAGGCGCTGACCCAGCGCGTGCCCGCCGCCGCCAAGCTGCACACCGCCCGGAGCCGCAACGACCAGGTCGCGACCGACATGCGGCTCTATTTCAAGGCCGCCTGCGCCGACCTCATCGCGCGGATCACCGGCGCCCAGCGGGCCATCCTGCAGGTGGCGGAGAAAAATGCCTCCGTCCTGATCCCCGGCTACACCCACCTGCAGCGCGCGCAGCCGGTGTTCCTCGCGCACCACCTCTTCGCCTACCTGGAAATGCTCGAGCGGGATGCGGAGCGTTTCGCCGCGATTGCGGACCAGGCCAACTGGTGCCCACTCGGCTCGGGCGCCATCGCCGGCACCACGCTGCCCATTGACCGCGAATTCACCGCCCGGGCCCTCGGCTTTGTTGACACCCGCGGCCGGCCGCGCGTCACGCAGAACAGCATGGACACCGTCGCCGACCGCGACGTCTTCATCGGCTTCGCCGCCGCCTGCGCCACGGCGGGCGTGCACCTTTCCCGGATGGCCGAGGACCTGATCCTGTGGATGAGCGCGGAGTTTGGCTTCGTGGATCTGCCCGACACCTTCTGCACCGGCTCCAGCCTGATGCCGCAGAAGAAGAACCCCGATTCGATGGAGCTGATCCGGGGCAAGTCCGCGCGCCTGCAGGGCAACCTGCACACCCTGCTCGTGCTCACGAAGGGCCTGCCGCTCACTTACAACCGGGACCTGCAGGAGGACAAGCCGCCGGTTTTCGACAGCCACGACCAGACGGCCCTCTGCCTCGACGTCCTTGCCGGCACCTTCGCCGGGATGACGGTGAAAACGAAACGCTGTGCAGCCGCCGTGGCCGATCCCGCGCTGCTCGCCACCGACCTGGCCGATTATCTCGTCCGCGCCGGGGTGCCGTTCCGCACCGCGCACCACGCGGTGGGCGCGGTCGTCAAACTCGCTGAACAGCAGGGCGTCGCCCTCAACGCCCTCGCGCTCGCCGACGTGCAGACGGTGCACGCGGCGTTCAAGGCCGATTGGGTCGAGTGCTTTGACCTGACCAAGGCCATGGCCCGCCGCACGGGCACCGGCATGCCCGGCCCGGCCCAGGTCCGGCGGCAGTTCGCCCGCTGGCGGAAGTTGCTCGGGTGA
- a CDS encoding TMEM175 family protein, whose translation MARNRSKPSWRERLPGRRPEEHFHWRGREVSRLENLADAAFGFSLTLLVVAQQVPTDFAGLMKVIRGFPAFAASFALLIVFWNVHYRFFRRYGLEDGFTRVINYAILLFVIFSVYPLKFLFSAWLGGTGGMRTADELFMVYRIYGVGLAAVWLLFGLLYWHALRRWYELGLSAVEVEYTRLDLAGMRINIGTCLVSVLLSYLPVPLWLPGMIYGTLGLTMAWNGFRFGRRIRALIAAGPARAA comes from the coding sequence ATGGCCCGCAACCGATCCAAGCCGTCCTGGCGCGAACGCCTTCCCGGGCGGCGGCCCGAGGAACACTTTCACTGGCGCGGACGGGAGGTGTCCCGGTTGGAGAACCTGGCGGATGCCGCCTTCGGATTCTCGCTGACCCTGCTCGTGGTCGCCCAACAGGTCCCGACCGACTTCGCCGGCCTCATGAAGGTGATCCGCGGTTTTCCCGCCTTCGCCGCCAGCTTCGCCCTGCTGATCGTTTTTTGGAACGTCCATTACCGCTTCTTCCGGCGCTACGGGCTCGAAGACGGCTTCACCCGGGTGATCAATTACGCCATCCTGCTCTTTGTCATCTTCTCGGTCTACCCGTTGAAATTCCTCTTCAGTGCCTGGCTCGGTGGCACCGGCGGGATGCGGACCGCGGACGAACTGTTCATGGTCTACCGCATCTACGGCGTCGGCTTGGCGGCGGTCTGGTTGCTCTTCGGCTTGCTCTACTGGCACGCGCTGCGGCGGTGGTATGAACTGGGTCTGTCCGCGGTGGAGGTGGAGTACACCCGCCTCGATCTGGCGGGCATGCGCATCAACATCGGCACCTGTCTGGTGTCGGTGCTGCTGTCCTACCTGCCGGTCCCCCTGTGGCTGCCCGGCATGATCTACGGCACGCTGGGCCTCACGATGGCCTGGAATGGATTCCGCTTCGGCCGCCGGATCCGGGCGCTCATCGCCGCCGGCCCCGCGCGCGCGGCCTGA